Proteins from a genomic interval of Pseudomonas asplenii:
- a CDS encoding twin-arginine translocation pathway signal protein translates to MTYSLSESPVLSRRGLLKIGLCASAFLTTAGLAASLSGCSAAGPANSFVVLQSADLPFLRALIPVMLEGAVSPDKMPAAIEQTLASLDKSLAHLSPEMLKLTRQLFDVLGMGLTRGPLTGIWGGWESASTEQIRAFLNRWENSYLSLLRMGHASLLQLVMMAWYNRAESWAHCGYPGPPKV, encoded by the coding sequence ATGACTTACAGCCTGTCCGAATCTCCCGTGCTGTCCCGACGCGGCCTGCTGAAAATCGGCCTGTGTGCCAGCGCCTTCCTGACGACCGCCGGGCTGGCCGCCAGCCTCAGTGGTTGCTCGGCGGCCGGGCCGGCCAACAGTTTTGTCGTTCTGCAGAGCGCTGATCTGCCGTTCCTGCGGGCGCTGATCCCGGTGATGCTCGAAGGTGCCGTCAGCCCCGACAAGATGCCAGCCGCCATCGAGCAGACCCTGGCCAGCCTCGACAAGAGCCTCGCCCACCTTTCGCCGGAAATGCTCAAGCTCACCCGCCAACTGTTCGACGTACTCGGCATGGGACTGACCCGTGGACCGCTGACGGGAATCTGGGGCGGCTGGGAAAGCGCCAGCACCGAACAGATCCGGGCCTTTCTCAATCGCTGGGAAAACAGCTACCTGAGCCTGCTGCGCATGGGCCATGCCTCGCTGCTGCAACTGGTGATGATGGCCTGGTACAACCGCGCCGAATCCTGGGCCCATTGCGGCTACCCGGGGCCACCCAAGGTCTGA
- a CDS encoding coniferyl aldehyde dehydrogenase, with protein MSAEIAYLQESQQQLSQLQHQFQALRQAYAAHPMPPAEQRRQWLESLRQLLSDERQAIIDAISVDFGNRSADETLLGELMPSLHGIHYARKHLKGWMKPARRKVGLAFQPASAKVIYQPLGVVGVIVPWNYPLFLAIGPLVGALAAGNRVMLKLSESTPATGLLLKELLGRVFPEDLVCVVLGDVDIGMAFSKLPFDHLLFTGATSIGKHVMRAAAEHLTPVTLELGGKSPAIVSSDVPLKDAAERIAFGKTLNAGQTCVAPDYVLVPQERVDAFVEAYRQAVRGFYPTLADNPDYTSIINDRQLARLNGYISDATSKGAQVIPLFDQGQQRRMGHSLLLNVSDDMTLMQDEIFGPLLPIVPYNGIDEAFAYINQRPRPLALYYFGYNKREQQRVLHETHSGGVCLNDTLLHVPQEDLPFGGVGPSGMGHYHGHEGFLTFSKAKGVLTKQRFNAARLIYPPYGKSIQKLIQKLFVR; from the coding sequence ATGTCTGCCGAAATTGCCTACCTGCAGGAGTCCCAGCAGCAACTGAGCCAGCTCCAGCATCAATTCCAGGCCCTGCGCCAGGCTTACGCGGCGCATCCGATGCCGCCGGCCGAGCAACGCCGGCAGTGGCTGGAGAGCCTGCGCCAATTGCTCAGCGACGAACGGCAGGCAATCATCGACGCCATCAGCGTCGACTTCGGCAACCGCAGCGCCGACGAGACACTGCTCGGCGAACTGATGCCCAGCCTTCACGGCATCCATTACGCACGCAAACATCTCAAGGGCTGGATGAAGCCCGCACGGCGCAAGGTCGGCCTGGCCTTTCAACCGGCCTCGGCCAAGGTCATCTACCAGCCTTTGGGGGTGGTCGGGGTGATCGTGCCGTGGAACTACCCGCTGTTTCTCGCCATTGGCCCGTTGGTCGGCGCCCTCGCGGCGGGTAACCGGGTGATGCTCAAGCTCAGCGAATCGACTCCGGCCACCGGCCTGCTGCTCAAGGAGCTGTTGGGCCGGGTATTCCCGGAAGACCTGGTGTGTGTGGTCCTCGGTGACGTGGACATCGGCATGGCTTTCTCCAAGCTGCCGTTCGATCACCTGCTGTTCACCGGCGCCACCAGCATCGGCAAGCACGTGATGCGCGCCGCCGCCGAGCACCTGACACCGGTGACCCTGGAACTGGGCGGCAAGTCGCCAGCGATTGTCTCCAGCGACGTTCCCCTCAAGGACGCCGCCGAACGTATCGCCTTCGGCAAGACCCTCAACGCCGGCCAGACCTGCGTGGCCCCGGACTACGTGCTGGTACCGCAAGAGCGAGTAGACGCCTTCGTCGAAGCCTATCGCCAAGCGGTACGCGGCTTCTATCCGACCCTGGCGGACAACCCGGACTACACCAGCATCATCAACGACCGACAATTGGCACGGCTCAACGGCTATATCAGCGACGCCACCAGCAAGGGCGCGCAGGTGATTCCGCTGTTCGACCAAGGCCAACAACGCCGCATGGGTCACAGCCTGCTGCTGAACGTCAGCGATGACATGACCCTGATGCAGGACGAAATCTTCGGGCCGCTGTTGCCGATCGTCCCGTACAACGGCATTGATGAAGCTTTCGCCTACATCAACCAAAGACCTCGACCACTGGCGCTCTACTACTTCGGCTACAACAAGCGCGAGCAACAACGGGTCCTCCACGAAACCCACTCGGGGGGTGTCTGCCTCAACGACACCCTGCTGCACGTGCCCCAGGAAGACCTGCCATTCGGTGGCGTCGGTCCCTCTGGGATGGGCCACTACCACGGGCACGAAGGTTTCCTGACCTTCAGCAAGGCCAAGGGTGTGCTGACCAAGCAGCGCTTCAACGCTGCCCGGCTGATCTACCCGCCCTACGGCAAATCGATCCAGAAACTGATCCAGAAGTTGTTCGTTCGCTGA
- a CDS encoding TetR/AcrR family transcriptional regulator has product MAPRIKTSERIVQNSLDLFNQQGERSVSTNHIAAHMDISPGNLYYHFPNKQAIIAVLFAEYEALVDSFLRPPQGRAATIDDKRFYLKALLAAMWRYRFLHRDLEHLLESDAELAARYRRFSQRCLIQGQSIYGGFVEAGILAMDAVQIESLTLNAWIVLTSWVRFLSTTRESANHLSEESIKRGVYQVLVLESGFVTPQAREAVDKLLNEFYVPLAKALEGA; this is encoded by the coding sequence ATGGCCCCACGAATAAAAACCAGCGAGCGCATCGTCCAGAACAGCCTCGACCTGTTCAACCAGCAGGGCGAGCGCAGCGTCAGCACCAATCACATCGCGGCGCACATGGATATTTCGCCGGGCAACCTCTACTACCACTTCCCCAACAAGCAGGCGATCATCGCCGTGCTGTTCGCCGAGTACGAGGCGCTGGTGGACAGCTTCCTGCGCCCGCCTCAGGGCCGCGCCGCGACCATCGACGACAAGCGCTTCTATCTCAAGGCGCTGCTGGCGGCGATGTGGCGCTATCGTTTCCTGCACCGTGACCTTGAACACCTGCTGGAAAGCGATGCCGAGCTGGCGGCGCGTTATCGGCGATTTTCCCAGCGCTGCCTGATCCAGGGACAGTCGATCTACGGTGGTTTCGTCGAAGCCGGGATTCTGGCGATGGACGCGGTGCAGATCGAGTCGCTGACTCTCAATGCCTGGATTGTCCTGACTTCCTGGGTGCGTTTTCTCAGCACCACCCGGGAAAGTGCCAATCACCTGAGTGAAGAGTCGATCAAGCGCGGGGTGTATCAGGTGCTGGTGCTCGAGTCGGGCTTCGTCACGCCCCAGGCCCGTGAGGCCGTCGACAAGTTGCTGAATGAATTTTATGTCCCCCTGGCCAAGGCTCTTGAGGGGGCTTAG
- a CDS encoding sulfurtransferase — MPLAQLISPQQLAERQARPGLVILDCRFALEDPDYGQRSYAEGHIEGAHFADLERDLSGPVTKGVTGRHPLPEPAALVERLQAWGISADSEIVLYDDGPGMYAARAWWLLAWLGKRDGVFILDGGLKAWHAAGLPLSLNPAPSGRGTFNGTADSALLISAEQLQQRLGQPSMTLLDARALPRFRGEVEPIDPIAGHIPGAQCAAFNENLGADGRFLPADQLRQRFAAKLGDRSVQELVAYCGSGVTACHNLFALSLAGYPLATLYPGSWSEWITDSQRAIATGD; from the coding sequence ATGCCCCTTGCGCAACTGATCAGCCCGCAGCAACTGGCCGAGCGTCAAGCCCGGCCAGGGTTGGTGATCCTGGATTGTCGTTTTGCCCTGGAAGACCCGGACTATGGCCAGCGCAGTTATGCCGAGGGGCATATCGAGGGGGCGCACTTCGCCGATCTGGAGCGTGATCTCAGCGGTCCGGTGACCAAGGGCGTGACCGGGCGCCACCCGCTGCCCGAGCCGGCGGCGCTGGTGGAGCGTCTGCAGGCCTGGGGGATCAGCGCCGACAGTGAAATCGTCCTGTATGACGACGGCCCCGGCATGTACGCGGCCCGAGCCTGGTGGCTGCTGGCGTGGCTGGGCAAGCGCGATGGTGTGTTCATTCTCGATGGCGGCCTGAAAGCCTGGCACGCGGCCGGCTTGCCGCTGAGCCTGAATCCGGCGCCGAGTGGTCGTGGCACGTTCAACGGCACTGCGGACTCTGCGCTGTTGATCAGTGCCGAACAATTGCAACAGCGGCTTGGCCAGCCTTCCATGACCCTGCTGGATGCGCGCGCGTTGCCGCGTTTTCGTGGCGAAGTCGAACCGATCGACCCGATCGCCGGGCATATTCCGGGAGCGCAGTGTGCGGCATTCAATGAAAACCTCGGTGCCGATGGACGGTTCCTGCCGGCCGATCAGCTCAGGCAGCGCTTCGCCGCGAAACTGGGCGATCGCTCCGTGCAGGAACTGGTGGCCTACTGCGGTTCCGGGGTGACCGCGTGCCACAACCTGTTCGCGCTGAGCCTGGCGGGTTATCCCCTGGCGACCCTGTATCCGGGCTCGTGGAGTGAGTGGATCACCGATTCGCAGCGCGCGATCGCTACCGGCGATTGA
- a CDS encoding hydrolase: protein MSNRFSPAPGLGNPHLQTLWGPLWRKKTVLERQRERLWLEDGDFLDLDWFGPHEATVPLVLLLHGLTGSSNSPYIVGMQQALAAQGWASVALNWRGCSGEPNLLPRSYHSGASEDLAATIAHLKSKRPLAALYAVGYSLGGNVLLKHLGESAGDSGLQAGVAVSVPFRLDQCADRIGQGFSKVYQAHFMREMLAYIKDKQRQFQHDGRVDGLATLSSLGPLTGMRTFWDFDGRVTAPLHGYRDAEDYYRRASSRYFLGAIRTPTLIIQAADDPFVFRHSLPEPAELATDTEFELQDKGGHVGFVDGSLGKPGYYLERRIPEWLAGR from the coding sequence ATGTCCAACCGTTTCAGCCCGGCTCCCGGCCTGGGCAACCCTCACCTGCAAACCCTATGGGGCCCGCTCTGGCGCAAGAAAACCGTCCTTGAGCGCCAGCGCGAACGACTCTGGCTGGAGGACGGCGACTTTCTCGATCTCGACTGGTTCGGGCCCCACGAGGCCACCGTGCCCCTGGTGCTGCTCCTGCATGGGCTGACCGGGTCTTCCAACTCACCCTACATCGTCGGCATGCAACAAGCCCTGGCTGCCCAAGGCTGGGCCAGCGTCGCGCTGAATTGGCGCGGCTGCTCGGGAGAACCGAACCTGTTGCCGCGCAGCTATCACTCCGGCGCCAGCGAAGACCTGGCCGCGACCATCGCCCACCTCAAGAGCAAGCGGCCACTGGCGGCGCTTTACGCCGTGGGTTATTCGCTGGGTGGCAATGTGCTGCTCAAGCATCTGGGGGAAAGCGCCGGCGACAGTGGCTTGCAGGCGGGCGTCGCGGTCTCGGTGCCGTTTCGGCTCGACCAGTGTGCAGACCGTATCGGCCAGGGTTTTTCCAAGGTCTACCAGGCGCACTTCATGCGCGAGATGCTCGCCTACATCAAGGACAAGCAGCGTCAGTTCCAGCATGACGGCCGGGTCGATGGGCTGGCGACCCTCAGCAGCCTCGGCCCGCTGACGGGGATGCGCACCTTCTGGGATTTCGATGGCCGGGTGACGGCGCCCCTGCATGGCTACCGGGATGCCGAAGACTATTACCGCCGGGCATCGAGCCGCTACTTTCTCGGGGCAATCCGCACGCCGACGTTGATCATCCAGGCGGCGGACGATCCCTTCGTGTTCCGCCACAGCCTGCCGGAGCCGGCCGAGCTGGCAACGGACACCGAGTTCGAACTGCAGGACAAGGGCGGCCATGTCGGCTTCGTCGACGGCAGCCTGGGCAAACCCGGCTACTACCTGGAGCGACGGATTCCAGAGTGGCTGGCCGGGCGCTGA
- the rsmD gene encoding 16S rRNA (guanine(966)-N(2))-methyltransferase RsmD: protein MASPSRPSKKPAHPHNGVNKLRIIGGEWRSRRLSFPDVPGLRPTPDRVRETLFNWLAPYVAGAKVLDPFAGSGALFLEALSRGAAMGQALDASNVAVSNLREHLGTLRCTVGQVQTADALRYLEAQPATAFDLVFLDPPFNQNLLPGVCALLEERQWLTDDAWVYTESETAPSTLALPGNWRLHREQKSGQVYYALWQRSAPAAG from the coding sequence ATGGCCAGCCCATCACGTCCCAGCAAGAAACCCGCCCACCCGCATAACGGGGTGAACAAACTGCGCATCATCGGCGGCGAATGGCGCAGCCGACGCTTGAGCTTTCCCGATGTTCCCGGGTTGCGCCCCACCCCGGACCGCGTGCGCGAAACCTTGTTCAACTGGCTGGCGCCGTATGTCGCCGGGGCCAAGGTCCTCGACCCGTTCGCCGGCAGCGGCGCGCTGTTCCTCGAAGCGTTGTCCCGTGGCGCCGCCATGGGCCAGGCACTGGATGCGAGCAACGTTGCCGTGTCCAACCTGCGTGAGCACCTGGGGACGCTACGCTGCACCGTCGGCCAGGTACAGACCGCCGACGCCCTGCGCTACCTGGAGGCCCAACCGGCCACCGCCTTCGATCTGGTGTTCCTCGACCCGCCGTTCAACCAGAACCTGCTGCCGGGTGTCTGCGCGCTGCTCGAAGAACGCCAGTGGCTGACCGACGACGCCTGGGTCTATACCGAAAGCGAAACCGCGCCCTCGACCCTTGCCCTGCCAGGCAACTGGCGCCTGCACCGCGAGCAGAAGTCCGGCCAGGTGTACTATGCGCTATGGCAACGCAGCGCACCGGCCGCCGGCTGA
- a CDS encoding M16 family metallopeptidase, with the protein MSKPKGSRFTLPGLALIVAVGSFGLPLLGLSSAQAGQALEEAKSGHKLQSLSELDDKAPARRSLNVQTWNTAEGARVLFVEAHELPMFDLRLTFAAGSSQDGKTPGLATLTNAMLNEGVAGKDVGDIAQGFEGLGADFGNGSYKDMAIASLRSLSAADKREPALKLFAQVVGKPTFPADSLARIKNQLLAGFEFQKQNPGKLASLDLSQRLYGDHPYGHPSEGTAKSMPPITVAQLRAFHAKAYAAGNVVIALVGDLSRSEAEALTAEVSAALPKGPALPKIALAKDPQASKGHIEFPSKQTTILMAQMGIDRADPDYAALSLGNQILGGGGFGTRLMSEVREKRGLTYGVYSGFSPMQARGPFMINLQTRAEMSEGTQKLVEDVLADYLKSGPTQKELDDAKREMAGSFPLSTASNSDIVGQLGAMGFYNLPLNYLEDFMQQTQALTVEQVKAAMDKHLSVDKMIVVTAGPTVPQKPLPPPTDKPAEQPLGVPEH; encoded by the coding sequence ATGAGCAAGCCCAAGGGTTCGCGTTTCACCCTGCCCGGCCTGGCCCTGATTGTCGCCGTCGGCAGCTTCGGCCTGCCCCTGCTAGGCCTGTCCAGCGCCCAGGCCGGCCAGGCTCTGGAGGAGGCCAAGTCGGGCCATAAGTTGCAATCGCTGAGCGAACTGGACGACAAGGCGCCCGCCCGGCGCAGCCTGAACGTACAAACCTGGAATACCGCCGAAGGCGCCCGGGTGCTGTTCGTCGAGGCCCACGAACTGCCGATGTTCGACCTGCGCCTGACCTTCGCCGCCGGCAGCAGCCAGGACGGCAAGACCCCGGGCCTGGCCACGCTGACCAACGCCATGCTCAACGAAGGGGTGGCCGGCAAGGATGTCGGCGACATCGCCCAGGGCTTCGAAGGCCTCGGTGCGGATTTCGGCAACGGCTCCTACAAGGACATGGCGATCGCCTCGCTGCGCAGCCTGAGTGCCGCCGACAAGCGTGAGCCGGCCCTGAAGCTGTTCGCCCAGGTGGTCGGCAAACCGACCTTCCCGGCCGACTCCCTGGCCCGGATCAAGAACCAGCTGCTGGCCGGTTTCGAGTTCCAGAAGCAGAACCCCGGTAAGCTGGCGAGTCTGGACCTGTCCCAGCGCCTGTACGGCGACCATCCCTACGGCCACCCCAGCGAAGGCACGGCGAAAAGCATGCCGCCGATCACCGTCGCCCAGTTGCGCGCCTTCCACGCCAAGGCCTACGCCGCCGGCAACGTGGTGATCGCCCTGGTCGGCGACCTCTCGCGCAGCGAGGCCGAAGCGCTGACCGCCGAGGTTTCGGCGGCCCTGCCCAAAGGCCCGGCACTGCCGAAGATCGCCCTGGCCAAGGACCCGCAAGCCAGCAAGGGACATATCGAATTCCCTTCCAAGCAGACCACCATCCTGATGGCCCAGATGGGTATCGACCGCGCCGATCCCGACTACGCCGCGCTGTCGCTGGGTAACCAGATCCTCGGTGGCGGCGGTTTCGGCACCCGCCTGATGAGCGAAGTGCGGGAAAAACGCGGACTGACCTACGGCGTCTATTCCGGTTTCAGCCCGATGCAGGCCCGCGGGCCGTTCATGATCAACCTGCAGACCCGCGCCGAAATGAGCGAAGGCACGCAGAAGCTGGTCGAGGACGTGTTGGCCGACTACCTCAAATCCGGCCCGACCCAGAAGGAACTCGATGACGCCAAGCGCGAAATGGCCGGCAGCTTCCCGCTGTCCACCGCCAGCAACAGCGATATCGTCGGTCAGTTGGGCGCGATGGGTTTCTACAACCTGCCGCTGAACTACCTGGAAGACTTCATGCAGCAAACCCAGGCGCTGACCGTCGAACAGGTCAAGGCCGCCATGGACAAACACCTGAGTGTCGACAAGATGATCGTCGTCACCGCAGGCCCCACGGTACCGCAAAAGCCGTTGCCGCCGCCGACTGACAAACCCGCCGAGCAACCGCTCGGGGTTCCGGAGCACTAA
- a CDS encoding M16 family metallopeptidase codes for MNALARRAAGLLLSTLCLPLTALAADPQPTHEFTLDNGLKVVVREDHRAPVVVSQVWYKVGSSYETPGQTGLSHALEHMMFKGSEKVGPGEASLILRDLGAEENAFTSDDYTAYYQVLARDRLGVAFELEADRMASLRLPADEFSREIEVIKEERRLRTEDKPMGKAFERFKALAYPASGYHTPTIGWMADLDRMKVEELRHWYQAWYVPNNATLVVVGDVTPDEVKTLAQRYFGAIPRRDTPPAKIPRELDEPGERQITLHVKTQLPSLMLGFNVPSIATAQDPRSVNALRLIAALLDGGYSARLSSQLERGEELISGGSASYNAYTRGDSLFTLSATPNAQKKKTLANAEAGLWRLLDQLKTKPPTAEELERVRAQVIAGLVYERDSITSQATAIGQLETVGLSWKLMDSELADLQSVTPEDIQKAARTYFTRERLSVAHVLPEETRP; via the coding sequence ATGAATGCTCTAGCCCGCCGCGCTGCCGGCCTGTTGCTCAGCACGCTTTGCCTACCGCTCACGGCGCTGGCCGCCGATCCGCAACCGACCCACGAATTCACCCTCGACAACGGCCTGAAGGTCGTGGTCCGCGAAGACCACCGTGCGCCCGTGGTGGTGTCGCAGGTCTGGTACAAGGTCGGTTCGAGCTACGAAACCCCGGGCCAGACCGGCCTGTCCCACGCACTGGAACACATGATGTTCAAGGGCAGCGAGAAGGTCGGCCCCGGCGAGGCCTCGCTGATCCTGCGGGATCTGGGTGCCGAGGAAAACGCCTTCACCAGCGACGACTACACCGCCTATTACCAGGTCCTGGCCCGTGACCGCCTGGGCGTGGCCTTCGAACTGGAAGCCGACCGCATGGCCAGCCTGCGCCTGCCGGCCGACGAGTTCAGCCGCGAGATCGAGGTGATCAAGGAAGAACGCCGCCTGCGCACCGAGGACAAGCCGATGGGCAAGGCCTTCGAGCGCTTCAAGGCGCTGGCCTACCCGGCCAGCGGCTACCACACGCCAACCATCGGCTGGATGGCCGACCTCGACCGCATGAAAGTCGAGGAACTACGCCACTGGTACCAGGCCTGGTACGTGCCGAACAACGCGACCCTGGTGGTCGTCGGCGACGTCACCCCGGACGAGGTGAAAACCCTGGCACAGCGCTACTTCGGCGCGATCCCCCGGCGCGACACGCCACCGGCGAAGATCCCGCGCGAACTGGATGAGCCCGGCGAACGGCAGATCACCCTGCACGTGAAGACCCAGTTGCCGAGCCTGATGCTCGGCTTCAACGTACCGAGCATCGCCACCGCCCAGGACCCACGTTCGGTCAATGCCCTGCGCCTGATCGCCGCGCTGCTCGATGGCGGCTACAGTGCCCGCCTCTCCTCCCAACTGGAGCGCGGCGAAGAGTTGATCTCCGGTGGTTCGGCCAGCTACAACGCCTACACCCGTGGCGACAGTCTCTTCACTCTGTCGGCGACGCCAAATGCACAGAAGAAGAAAACCCTGGCCAACGCCGAGGCCGGTCTCTGGCGCCTGCTGGACCAGCTCAAGACCAAGCCACCTACCGCCGAAGAACTTGAACGTGTACGCGCCCAGGTCATCGCCGGACTGGTCTACGAGCGCGACTCGATCACCAGCCAGGCCACCGCCATCGGCCAATTGGAAACCGTCGGCCTGTCCTGGAAACTGATGGACAGCGAACTGGCCGACCTGCAAAGCGTGACGCCGGAAGACATCCAGAAGGCCGCCCGCACCTACTTCACCCGCGAACGTCTCAGCGTCGCCCATGTACTGCCCGAGGAAACCCGCCCATGA
- the ftsY gene encoding signal recognition particle-docking protein FtsY: MFGSNDDKKTPAAAGEKKGLFGWLRKKPQETVVEQPPVQPEVAPAPLAETAPVAVEPPATSEPLREQSAAEVAPALAPWPELPVAEEPVALVEDVQAEHVVPPIPPAAVAEPVVSAPQIVEAAPAPAPVVVEAPAPVVPAVVEPVPAPVSAPVVAVEPVVAEPVVEAPVQPAAAELKTGFFARLKQGLSKTSASIGEGMASLFLGKKAIDDELLEELETRLLTADVGVEATGVIIRSLTQKVARKQLTDSDALYKSLQEELAAMLKPVEQPLQIDSQHKPYVILVVGVNGAGKTTTIGKLAKKLQLEGKKVMLAAGDTFRAAAVEQLQVWGERNQIPVIAQHTGADSASVIFDAVQAAKARGIDVLIADTAGRLHTKDNLMEELKKVRRVIGKLDEHAPHEVLLVLDAGTGQNAINQAKQFNQTVQLTGLVLTKLDGTAKGGVIFALAKQFAVPIRYIGVGEGIDDLRTFEAEPFVQALFAERERS, encoded by the coding sequence ATGTTTGGTTCCAACGACGACAAGAAGACACCAGCTGCGGCTGGCGAGAAAAAAGGCCTGTTCGGATGGCTGCGCAAAAAGCCGCAGGAAACCGTCGTCGAACAGCCGCCCGTCCAGCCTGAGGTGGCGCCAGCGCCGCTAGCCGAAACGGCTCCGGTTGCCGTCGAGCCGCCAGCGACCAGCGAGCCGCTGCGCGAGCAGTCTGCTGCCGAGGTTGCTCCAGCCCTCGCGCCATGGCCAGAGTTGCCGGTGGCTGAAGAGCCGGTGGCGCTGGTCGAAGATGTCCAGGCCGAGCATGTCGTGCCGCCCATTCCACCGGCAGCCGTTGCTGAACCGGTCGTGTCTGCGCCGCAGATCGTCGAAGCGGCACCTGCACCTGCACCAGTCGTGGTCGAGGCGCCAGCGCCAGTGGTTCCTGCGGTGGTCGAGCCGGTGCCTGCTCCCGTATCCGCGCCGGTCGTGGCTGTTGAGCCCGTGGTGGCCGAACCGGTCGTCGAAGCACCGGTCCAGCCAGCCGCTGCGGAGCTCAAGACCGGCTTCTTCGCCCGTCTCAAGCAAGGCCTGTCCAAGACCAGTGCCAGTATCGGCGAAGGCATGGCCAGCCTGTTCCTCGGCAAGAAGGCCATCGACGATGAGCTGCTCGAAGAGTTGGAAACCCGCCTGCTGACCGCCGACGTCGGTGTCGAGGCCACTGGCGTGATCATCCGCAGCCTGACCCAGAAGGTCGCCCGCAAGCAGTTGACCGACAGCGATGCACTGTACAAATCGTTGCAGGAAGAGTTGGCGGCGATGCTCAAGCCGGTCGAGCAGCCATTGCAGATCGACTCGCAGCACAAGCCTTACGTAATCCTGGTGGTCGGCGTCAACGGCGCTGGCAAGACCACCACCATCGGCAAGCTGGCCAAGAAGCTGCAGCTCGAAGGCAAGAAAGTCATGCTGGCCGCTGGCGACACCTTCCGGGCTGCGGCGGTGGAGCAGTTGCAGGTCTGGGGCGAGCGCAATCAGATTCCGGTGATCGCCCAGCACACCGGTGCCGATTCGGCTTCGGTGATCTTCGACGCGGTGCAGGCGGCCAAGGCCCGTGGCATCGATGTCTTGATCGCCGACACCGCCGGTCGCCTGCACACCAAGGACAACCTGATGGAGGAGCTGAAGAAGGTCCGTCGGGTGATTGGCAAGCTCGATGAGCACGCGCCTCATGAGGTGCTGCTGGTGCTCGACGCGGGTACCGGGCAGAACGCGATCAATCAGGCCAAGCAATTCAACCAGACGGTCCAACTGACCGGCCTGGTATTGACTAAGCTCGATGGCACCGCCAAGGGCGGGGTGATCTTCGCGCTGGCCAAGCAGTTCGCTGTGCCGATCCGTTATATCGGGGTGGGCGAAGGCATCGACGATCTGCGGACCTTCGAGGCCGAACCCTTTGTCCAGGCTCTTTTCGCCGAGCGGGAGCGTTCATGA
- the ftsE gene encoding cell division ATP-binding protein FtsE translates to MIRFEQVGKRYPNGHVGLHELSFRVRRGEFLFVTGHSGAGKSTLLRLLLAMERPTSGKLLLAGQDLGQISNAQIPFLRRQIGVVFQNHQLLFDRTVFNNVALPLQILGLSKVEIAKRVDSALERVALSDKAELYPGDLSTGQQQRVGIARAIVHRPALLLADEPTGNLDPRLAAEIMGVFEDINRLGTSVLIASHDLALIARMRHRMLTLQRGRLIGDGEAGV, encoded by the coding sequence ATGATTCGTTTCGAACAGGTCGGTAAACGCTATCCGAACGGTCACGTCGGCTTGCATGAGCTGAGCTTTCGAGTTCGTCGTGGCGAGTTCTTGTTCGTCACCGGTCACTCCGGTGCCGGTAAAAGCACCTTGCTGCGCCTGTTGCTGGCGATGGAGCGGCCGACCTCCGGCAAGCTGCTGCTGGCCGGCCAGGACCTGGGCCAGATCAGCAATGCGCAGATTCCGTTTCTGCGCCGGCAGATCGGCGTGGTGTTCCAGAACCACCAACTGCTGTTCGACCGTACGGTGTTCAATAACGTCGCCCTGCCGTTGCAGATTCTGGGGTTGTCCAAGGTCGAGATCGCCAAACGGGTGGATTCGGCCCTGGAGCGCGTGGCGCTGTCGGACAAGGCCGAGCTGTACCCCGGCGACCTGTCCACCGGCCAGCAACAGCGTGTCGGTATCGCCCGGGCCATCGTTCACCGCCCGGCACTGCTGCTTGCCGACGAACCGACCGGTAACCTTGACCCGCGGTTGGCGGCGGAGATCATGGGGGTGTTCGAGGACATCAACCGCCTGGGCACCAGCGTGCTGATCGCCAGTCACGACCTGGCCCTGATCGCCCGCATGCGCCATCGCATGCTGACCTTGCAACGCGGCCGATTGATCGGCGATGGGGAGGCTGGTGTATGA